A genomic segment from Aegilops tauschii subsp. strangulata cultivar AL8/78 chromosome 1, Aet v6.0, whole genome shotgun sequence encodes:
- the LOC109758258 gene encoding uncharacterized protein, whose product MHWHRHSKADHHACNLIRPIRAVNQPCRFGGRLRSTLTPPSSHRYIERTSRAASRSHQIDPRKSLLPRARPPQTLAAMATETEPAAAPRLLLGPPLIRAARPSPDSAAATSDASHPFLDLLDAAFNAPSPAAIKAALKPRRALTENCSATYANSGNPCLDFFFQVVPDTPADRVRQLLAAAWAQDAPTALRLACNLRGVRGTGKSDREGFYAAALWMHEHHPRTLACNVAALAEFGYLKDFPELLFRLLRGPDVRAVAKAGAEADKARRKAKGLATQREGLRARLAGRKRARELALVPAKATFGDFLSAALSKAGKGSKPVESVPVQEPPEVQKPEAMEVDQKKTAAGKPRRMSKKVRTVAKLAMQSLETYYGDRAYRFLFDAVADFFAALLTSDLQQLASGGKKRKIGLAAKWCPTPGSSFDRTTLLCEAIARRLFPRDSDPELTQLSDEHYAYHALHRLRRKVLVPLRKVLELPEVYMSAQRWSELPYTRVASVAMRRYKSLFKKHDEERFDKYLEDVEAGKAKIAAGALLPHEIAAAAYRGQDDNVSELQWRRMVDDLRSKGSLRNCISVCDVSLSMSGTPMEVCIALGVLTSELSEEPWAGKVITFSENPEIHLIKGKTLRQKMDFVRRMHWAGSTNFQGVFDQILRTAVEASLAPEKMIRTVFVYSDMEFNMASGSAYAAYYSRRESVPWETDYEVICKKFRDAGYGDVVPQIIFWNLRDSKSTPVTSTQPGVAMVSGFSKNFLKIFLKNDGVVNPEAIMMEAIAGEEYQKLVVYD is encoded by the coding sequence ATGCATTGGCATAGGCATAGCAAAGCTGATCACCATGCATGCAACCTGATCAGACCAATCCGCGCCGTCAACCAGCCATGTCGGTTCGGTGGACGGCTCAGATCCACCCTCACCCCTCCGTCGTCCCACAGATATATCGAAAGAACGAGCCGAGCCGCCTCCAGATCTCACCAGATCGATCCCCGAAAATCTCTTCTCCCCCGAGCTCGACCACCCCAAACCCTAGCAGCCATGGCGACGGAGACGGAGCCCGCCGCGGCGCCGCGCCTGCTCCTGGGCCCGCCCCTGATCCGCGCCGCGCGCCCGTCCCCtgactccgccgccgccacctccgaCGCTTCGCACCCGTTCCTCGACCTCCTCGACGCGGCCTTCAACGCGCCGTCGCCGGCGGCGATCAAGGCGGCGCTCAAGCCGCGGAGGGCGCTCACGGAGAACTGCTCCGCCACGTACGCCAACTCGGGCAACCCCTGCCTCGACTTCTTCTTCCAGGTGGTCCCCGACACGCCTGCCGACCGCGTGCGccagctcctcgccgccgcctggGCGCAGGACGCGCCCACGGCGCTCCGCCTCGCCTGCAACCTCCGCGGCGTGCGCGGTACCGGCAAGTCGGACAGGGAGGGCTTCTACGCCGCCGCGCTCTGGATGCACGAGCACCACCCGCGCACGCTCGCCTGCAACGTCGCCGCGCTCGCCGAGTTCGGCTACCTCAAGGACTTCCCCGAGCTGCTGTTCCGCCTCCTCCGCGGCCCCGACGTGCGCGCGGTCGCCAAGGCCGGCGCCGAGGCCGACAAGGCGCGCAGGAAGGCCAAGGGCCTCGCCACGCAGCGGGAGGGCTTGCGGGCTAGGCTCGCCGGCCGCAAGCGCGCCCGCGAGCTCGCCCTCGTGCCGGCCAAGGCCACCTTCGGCGACTTCCTCTCTGCCGCGCTCTCCAAGGCCGGCAAGGGCAGCAAGCCCGTGGAGTCTGTCCCGGTCCAGGAGCCCCCGGAGGTGCAGAAGCCGGAAGCGATGGAGGTGGACCAGAAGAAGACGGCCGCGGGTAAGCCGCGGCGGATGTCGAAGAAGGTGCGCACGGTTGCCAAGCTGGCCATGCAGTCGTTGGAGACGTACTACGGCGACCGTGCCTACCGCTTCCTGTTCGACGCCGTCGCCGACTTCTTCGCCGCGCTCCTCACCTCGGACCTCCAGCAGCTGGCCTCCGGCGGCAAAAAGAGGAAGATCGGGCTCGCCGCCAAGTGGTGTCCCACTCCAGGCTCGTCCTTCGACCGCACCACGCTTCTCTGCGAGGCCATCGCCCGCCGCCTCTTCCCGCGCGACTCGGACCCCGAGCTCACCCAGCTCTCGGACGAGCACTACGCGTACCACGCCCTACACCGCCTCCGCCGCAAGGTGCTCGTGCCGCTGCGCAAGGTGCTGGAGCTCCCGGAGGTGTACATGAGCGCGCAGCGGTGGTCGGAGCTGCCCTACACCCGTGTCGCCTCGGTGGCCATGCGGCGCTACAAGTCCCTCTTCAAGAAGCACGATGAGGAGCGCTTCGACAAGTACCTGGAGGACGTGGAGGCTGGCAAGGCCAAGATCGCGGCGGGCGCGCTCCTGCCGCACGAGATCGCGGCGGCCGCGTACCGCGGCCAGGATGACAATGTATCGGAGCTGCAGTGGCGACGCATGGTGGACGACCTCCGTTCCAAGGGCTCGCTGCGCAACTGCATCTCGGTCTGCGACGTGTCCTTGAGCATGAGCGGCACCCCGATGGAGGTGTGCATCGCGCTGGGCGTGCTCACCTCGGAGCTCAGCGAGGAGCCGTGGGCCGGCAAGGTGATCACCTTCAGCGAGAACCCGGAGATTCACCTGATCAAGGGCAAGACCCTCCGCCAGAAGATGGACTTCGTGCGACGCATGCACTGGGCCGGGAGCACCAACTTCCAGGGGGTGTTCGACCAGATCCTCCGCACGGCGGTGGAGGCGAGTCTGGCGCCGGAGAAGATGATCAGGACCGTGTTCGTGTACAGCGACATGGAGTTCAACATGGCGTCGGGGAGCGCCTACGCCGCCTACTACAGCCGGCGGGAGTCTGTTCCGTGGGAGACTGACTACGAGGTGATCTGCAAAAAGTTCAGGGACGCTGGCTACGGCGACGTGGTGCCCCAGATCATCTTCTGGAACCTGCGCGACTCAAAGTCGACGCCGGTGACGTCGACCCAGCCGGGGGTGGCCATGGTGAGCGGCTTCTCCAAGAACTTCCTCAAGATCTTTCTGAAGAACGACGGCGTGGTGAACCCTGAGGCCATCATGATGGAGGCCATCGCCGGCGAAGAGTACCAGAAGCTCGTCGTGTACGACTAG
- the LOC141038721 gene encoding bZIP transcription factor 30-like: protein MVMGRGGATLFELAREVKPSEAHMKKIMKDKALAELALTDPRRDSGRPGVLCKQELEQMVETLTKRISTLSEELSKHLQIRTENSELKIKLRSMEEMSQLRKAQQEALTSEVKVWKAKYNAMLSHKLNTSCQERKR, encoded by the exons ATGGTCATGGGTAGAGGCGGCGCAACTCTCTTTGAGCTGGCAAGAGAGGTGAAGCCCAGTGAGGCTCACATGAAGAAGATCATGAAGGACAAGGCTCTCGCGGAGCTTGCGCTTACAGACCCTAGGAGG GATTCTGGCAGGCCGGGTGTACTCTGCAAGCAGGAACTGGAGCAAATGGTTGAGACGCTGACCAAGAGGATCAGTACACTATCTGAAGAACTG AGCAAGCATCTTCAGATTAGGACTGAAAATAGTGAGTTAAAGATTAAGCTGCGGTCAATGGAGGAAATGTCACAGCTGAGAAAGG CTCAACAAGAAGCACTAACTTCTGAGGTCAAGGTATGGAAGGCTAAATACAATGCTATGCTTTCTCATAAGCTAAACACTTCATGCCAAGAGCGCAAGAGATAA